The window ATAGCACTTTAAATaattccaaattcttttttttttttataaattggaatatgtttttatttttgcacttgTACTAGTTTCCTATCCTATCCTTGCACTTCAGCAGTTCAACACTCAGCCCTCACTTCTTTGTTATAAATCCTTCCTTTTTCACTACCTCTAGCAGATAGAATGTCACCAACTCTAATAAAGGAGGGAGATGGAGCTGAGGAGGAAAGAGTCTGTCTATCTCcattaatttaaatgaacaaGTAATTCTCTGAGGTGGAATAGGAAGTCACTTGAAGTCTTGAGGCTTATTTTAACCAGACTTGGTTTATAATTATATTTGAGTTCTTTGATTACCATAGACTATGTTAACAGAGCTAAAACTGTTGTACACAAAAATATGTGTAACAGCTAACATGGTATCTTAAGACCAAATTCTGTCAAATCAATCCAGTTTACTCCTGTAGCAGTGTAACAAGCTTTGGGGATAGAGGAGAAGCACTAATATCGTACATTGTCTTCAGTAAGGTTTCTGATGCTGTCCTTCATAACATTCTCATCAGCATATTTATATAAACAAACTGCATGGTAAGTGCATACCTGTTTTGAAAGCCTTATTCAGAGAGTAAGTTTTACTGGTTCACATTCAAAATGAAAGATCTAATAGGACTCCTGAGTCATTCTGCATCTGAtgaaatttttaaattgtgttaaagGCCTTCTGATGGAATATATTTTACTTAAGTTGGTAGATAGCAGGCTGGGAAGGACTGAGTATGCTAGAAGACAAGATTAGAATTCAGAGGGTTTTTTATAAAATTAGAGATATAGCTTAAAAATTTTTCTTTAGTAGTGTGTAGACAGCTGTACTTAGGCAGGAATAATCATCCGCCTAAATATCTGGGGATAACTATACAGCTAACACATCTGTAGAAGAGGATGTAGGAGCTGTATAGTGCATTGTATGTCAACAGTGTTTTGTTGCAATAAAGACAAATACCATACCAGTGTGTAGAGAAGGGAGTATTGTCAACTGACGTATGAACTAATTTTTCTGTTCCGCTTGCTATATTATATCCAGTTTAAAGTTTTGCCtttcaagagagaaaaatcagagtccggagaggaagaaaaacataaaaagcctAGACCCAGGAATTCaattgtttgggtttctttagcCTATACAAAGGAAGacgggaagaaaggagaagaaatacaCCTTCTAATGTATAAAAAGGCTGTTCTAGATACAAGAAACAAATAGTCCTTCTTGGTATCCATGGATGATAGCATACTCAGCAATGGTCTTTTATTGTTATAAGAGAAACCTGCATTTTTCTAATCCTGAGGAGAATTACGCATTGGAATAGACTGTTTAGAGCGGTTTTGGAGTGCCAGGAACTGGAAGCTTTTTGAGACTAAAACCTACCACAAAGCGACAAGGGCATGGACTACATGATCTCTTGAGGTCTTTGATAATCCTATGGTTCTGTATTTAAACAATGCAGTTATCAAGCAGCAAAGGACTTCAGGGTTTACTTTTGGAAAGTGAAACacttaaaaccaaaatttaaTCTGGTGGTCGTGGCTTTTTCCTGTTGCAGTAGTGTCTAGTTGTAATTTAATCATTGACTGTCTTAATGGTGGAGTCAGTGGTATATTGTATAGGTTTCATCATGGTTACACAACCATGGTATGCTGGGTGGAAGGGCCTCACCTCTACTATTGCCATAAAAGAAGGTACGTTGAAGTCAGCTGTTTGAGCTCATTTCTGTGGTAGATGGGATGTTTGGTCCTGCTCCTGGTACTGCTGCGCTCTCTTCTCCTTCAGGTGGACTGTATCCAAGTGGGGATTACAGCTTTACCTACAGGAGAGCTAGCGAAGGGCTGCGTTCACTGGTGGTGTAATAATTGTAATGGAAAACAGGAATGCCTGTTTTCCACTATACAGGAAGGAGCTACACAAACCACGCGTGACTCAAGctgcataaaattaaatttgatcTAATGTTTCAAAGATATatagtttttgttcttttttggtgcttatttttctttcctttgaaacagaGTGAGTGGCCAGAAGGATACCACCTTGCTTCTGCCATGAATTTCCGTTTCCCACAATGTGTCCCTATAAGCCTAAAAACTCTAATCCCAAATGCAAGCAATGAAGCAATACAGCTTATGAGTGATATGCTGAACTGGAATCCAAAGAAGAGACCTACAGCAACTCAGGTCTGAGCACCTGAATGATTAAGTATAAGACTGAATTTTCTTGCATTGTTAAAAAATTGTAGATACAGAAAGCAATTGATTGTCATAATACTGATGGCCAGAGAAACATCTCCCCATTTTGAACACTTTGGTGGGAATGAGACTGAGTAGTGAGGAGAGAAAGTTCTAAACCTGTCTCAGCAGACATCATAAACTCTTTAGGTATTTCTGTAAGGTTGTCTTCTGTATTGGCATATTCTAAAACTTTCTCTGTACAGGATAGAGAAAAATCTGAGCTGAAAATTTCCGAATTGTAACTCTAAGTCActtctgctgccttctttttcctcccccatcTGTACAAATGGGGATATTGAAAATTCAGCATTGGTTTTTGTGATGCTGCAGATGGAATGCAGTATAGAAGAGCTAAGGATTATTTTTACTTGGAGATGGGACATAAACTACTAAGTGATAAGGAAAGAACTTTGTGAAGAACATACCAATAGGTCGCAAAGGTCACAGTTTTTCtccaagttaattttaaaaaacatgtttcaaGTACTAAAGATGGTTAcattctactgattttttttttttttttattattcataccTAATGCAATCCTATTTAGAAAGTATAAAAGGGGAATACaattgggaaagaaaaaggacataTTGCAAGTTATGCAAGATGGATGTAATTTAAGTGATTCAGAAGTGGTTAAGCAGATGGTACCAAGTACAGCAACCATTTCTTTCCACTTTATAAAGCATATCTATTGTTACAGTCACTGAGATCTAACTGTAGTCCGGTGCTGTGTATCTCTACATAGAATACTGCATGGTGCTTTATGAAAGCAAATAACCAGCTTTTGCCTGAGTGAATTGTCAAGGAAGCAGCTGCAGCAGTTGTGTAATCCACAGCCAAAAGGGAGAGTTTAATGCATATACATGGAAATGTGTACAAAGACAGCAGTTCTCAAGTGTAGCTGAGGCAGAACATCTCTTTGAGAAGTAACAAAGAGTAGGATCCTACACAGGAGTAGCAGAGTGTGTTTTGACATAGGAGGAGCTGTGCTAATAAGGTATGTCCGTGCTGTGCATCTAGTTGTGGACATGAAAAGGTCAGAGAAGAATGAAATACACATCTGCCTGAAGACAAATGCTGTAGTTTCTCAGTAAACACCATGAAGGCACAGCAAGCACAGTGAATGTAtttcaatgcaaaacaaaaaacagggaaAGCTGGTGATAAGAAAACGAGGGAGAAACTTTGCTTGTTAACATCCTCTAATTGTAAAACCCATACATTAGTATTAAATGGCAATCATCACActtctgggttttgggttttttaataaaaaaaaaaaaaagcacttcatcaAGTTGCCAAAATGTAGTTAGCTGTGGAAACATGTAATAAAGCATGTGGTAAAGGTAGTGGAGACTACCTGTTTTAAGATTGAAATTCATTACTGCATTAATATAGAATAGTGTGGAATGTAAAATGCACCTCAAAACACAGACTCCACAAAACCTAGAAGAAAGGCGGGAAAGAAAGGACATGACTGCTGTAACATGTACAAGTACATCCGTCTTACTAAATTATATGATGGGAagagtttaaaatacagaactgACAGTTATCAGTACACACTGTTTACATATGATCTCATGCATCCATCTTGCATCTgtgctgtagagcttgctccATAAACCTGCTTAGATCCTTGATGAGGTTACCAAAGTCCactttttgaagtaaaattattATGTTATatcttcttctccaggctttgaAGTACCCTTACTTTCAAGTTGGCCAAGTTTTAGGACCTCCTCCACAGTATCTGGAGAAGCAGACTCCTATTAAACCAGTTCAGCCAACAGAGACAAAGCCAGCTTTACCTAAACTGGAAGCTATATCCAAGCCAGAACCTCTGTCTTCACCTGAGGCACCTGACAAAACAGAGCTACAGCCCCTGTCAAAGGTTAACCACCAGCCTCTCCAGCAAATTCAGTTGCCTCAGAATACAGCTAACCAGCAActaccaaagcagcagcagccacaggcaCAACCATTTTTTCCAACGATCAATAAAAACTCATCGCCAGTAAGTTGTCTTCAACAAATacttaggtggttttttttagagttCTTAATATATTCAACCAGGCGATCCCTTGAATATTGtcatacttttcctttttttcttttgaggaaataCAGATAGTTAGGTACTAACTAAGGACATAACTGGCCACTTACTGAAATTTTACAGCAAATCAGAATACTAGATTGCTTGTAACAACAATGTATGTTCGTTTATAATAGCCTTTACTGACATCTTTATGCAGTAATGTAGTTACAGTAGCTATTGTTTATTGACATTTGAGAAACAATTCACAAAAATATTGTTAGTATACAGTACAGAAATGGAAAGGGAGAACTTCGCTTGCCTCAAGCAGGAAAATACCTGAGAAAGTTCATCCAATTCCTAAGCTTGTAAGAATTTAACAAGTAAGATTTTTAGCAAGATGAATATTAAACTTTGGTTTGTAatcttcattttgctttccaCTTATACTCATTGAACTACAATATAAAGTATGCTAAAAATAATAGGTGttcagaaaatactggaaagCAAACAGTCAGATGAAAGGACAGTTTTAAAATCTAATAATTTATTTGGAAGGGAATGTTAAGGAAAGGCCcaactaacttttttttatttactgcatttACTTTGGGGCCACAACAATTGGCACTTCTAAACCCCGAGTGTGATTGCTGCAAAGGTTCTGCACCACTGTGCCCTACTTCTTGATGGTTCATTTACCACCGTTGAGAGCATGAGTTCAGCAAGATACCAGTAGTAGAGGCTGAGCACTGAACTGGGTCTGCAAGTAGAACATTAACTTCGCTACTTCAGGTAGATTTGAGCAATTTAAGGATGACAGTCCAAAAGAGCTACGCTCAAAATACCTGCTGGCATTATTATTATGTTTTGTGCTTAAAGTCATTCTATGATCAAAATAGGCACAACACAATGGAAAAAATTCCCTCAAAATTCTTAAGTGGTAGTCAGGAAGTGAACTagatacaaaatacaaaattttagaattgaattgaagctttttttttttcctatttaaaatagaaacaagCAGCTAATGGCCCTCAGAATGGTGCAGTAGGTCCTAAAAGCTGCCGAAGACGATGGGGTCAGACTTTGGTAAAGGCTGTGGACAGCTGGGATGACTTGGATGACACTGAATTTGGAATGTCATGTTCAAAGAAGCCTAGCATTGcactgttaaaagaaaagaaaaacaaggaatgtCTTTTTAGGTAAGTCTTATAATTATAAAATcacataattattatttattttttttagtaaacagTGTCTAGTAGATTTATAAACTAAGACAAATTTGCTAAAACTTAAATCACCAAAATCCTGCAAGAATGCAAAGAGCTCCGTGAGCAGAGCTGCTTTGGGTGTGGTGTTGACTGTGCCAGTAACATCCAAACTGAATCAAATTTGTTTTCAGACACTGTATGGTTTAGGTGTTTGTCATGTTATTAAGAAATTGTGTGTTTTACTAAAATCAGATATACTAACTTCACTTCCTTTGTCAGTTAAGCTTGGTACTAAGTTCTGCCACAGTTACCcacatttgcttttattctgtaGCATGGAATACACTTTTTACTTCAAAGTCCCAGGTCAAACTCTCATGAGGTATGAGATTTGGCTGTTTCTTTCTGAGAATAAATACTGCTGATGAAAGCAGGATAAGAAAAGAGCACTGTAGTCTTTGGGCTAGGATCAGCTTTTGGTATTCCGAGTTGTTGGTCACGTTGTTTGAacacttttcattttttagtGTGCCAGAACAAAAAGCTTCATGCTGTATCCagccaggaggggaaaataaGGTTCTGATGAGAAATGATTCTGGAAGATCAAATACATCAGCAAAGCAGTACTATCTAAGACAATCAAGATATCTACCTGGTAAGGGTAAAAGTCAAAACATATGAAAATACAAGCTGTGAACAAGCTACGTACAGTACATTTGAACTTTGGATTTCACGCTGGATAATGTTGCTTTTCGTAACCAGGCTAAATTTTCAATTTTTGGACTTATGCAGAACATATCACAATTGATGCAGAAATTCCTGGCTATGTAAATGTAGAAGGGAGCTCAACGCTACTTGTACACCGTAGAAGTTCACAGGCCCTCTTATGACCAGTAATACATAAAACCCTCAGTAATGTGAATTGAATACAGTGCATAGTTTTCAGTTTTGCAGTGTcaggaggtttggggttttttgagattAAAGTTCTGGTAAGCTCAGTTACCCTTCTTCGTAGAAAGTGTTTAGAAGTATCAGCCACTCGCATTGGTAGGAATTCACACGCTCACTTCTCGTCCCAAGGCAGTCATCCTCCTTAAAAGTAAATACATAGCTTGGTCTAAATCTGGGTGATTTTATCAGGAAAATAACATGAAATGCTGTAATTGCTAAGGAATAaaaatgggaaggaggagaaagaaaagggaatgttTCCTTCAGTTACTATTCTGAATATATTTCATAACCAAATAATTTCCTTGGTGTCTCAGTATCTTTTCTTTATTACCATGATAGTTTGCACAATTACAGTAAGTAATTTATGTACAGTAAGTGTATCATGACATCTACTGTAATCCACATATGAGAATTTAGGTGACTGACAGAGAAATTCCTGATTGTCAGGCAAGTTGTTTTGTTGTAATGTATCACTAATTCCTCAGAAATTCATTAGGCCAGTGATGACTTCTGAATATGAAATCACTTCTTGAATGTTAAATAGGATGCCCAGAGACTCAACAGTTTAagtccaaaagagaaaaaaaagaaaaaaaaagaaaaaaaaaaaaaaggggggggggggcgggggaagctTCCCTATCAAAAGGTAACACAAATGGAAAGTTCATCTGTATGTCttatcttttctgatgtctctctGATTTTAGTAGAGTTTTCAATGAGAAATGCATAGgtgtaaaaaataattaatttcagcaCTTAAGAGAATAATAGCTCTCCAAGGAGCATATTTGTTATTTATCCGTATTACATATTACTTTAGTTCTGTTACTGCTAGATCTGGGAGCTGCTTTCATGCTGTGTTGTTGTAATGCTCATAACATACTGAAGTAACAAAACCTCTTTGTCCTACTTTTTAATTTATCCCTTGAAGAAGTAGTTTATTTTCAGCCTTGAGAACCCTAGTTTTTGATAGGTATTTTTAGTTTGTGTTAATTGTTTGAGAGTCAAAAGTATCAATAATGATATTATGGTTTTATGCAAAACAAGTAACTGTActaaaaaggctttgaaaagttCTCTTGAAAGCATGAAGAGAATTGTTTTTAAGTCAGTGTCTCTAGTTTTCATGGTTTGGCTGAAAAATCTGACCTAATCAATGGACATTGTTCTTTTACATTAATGGTGTTTACGTTATACCACAAATAATTCAGTGTTGTTTTATTGTTCTAAAAACGTACATTTTTCATTGCTTAAATGATGCTTGAAAATTGATATTTATAACATTTTCCATAATTTCTTTTCTAAGGTGTAAACCCTAAGAGTGTCTCTTTAGTAGCAGTCAGTAAAGAAGGATCACAAGGAACCTGGAACAACCAGTTATTTTCTAAACCGCTGGCACACACTGGAGGAGGAGTGGCTTTCAATAGAAATACTACAGGtaaaagtgtaattaaaaatGGTCACTTATATCTTGTCATACTTTAATTAATTTAGTTAAGACCATCTGGTTTAACTTCTGTTGTCAGGCTTAGCTTAttagctaactttttttttcttgttttaatgacAGACTCTTAAAGTAACAACTTCTTCATACGTAAACTATGTGTTTTGCTTTCAGAGCGTAAAGGAAGTATAGACCAGCCCTATTATAAAGTTCTATCAAGACAAATTTTGTCCATAATCCTCTTAGACCATTATTTCACTGTGTTAATTTAAGCAAATAGTTTGACCTCATTACTGCCTGGTCACTGTGCCGTGGAACACAATCAAACGGCAGTCTCACATCTGAAAACAAGACGGTGGGTGGTGTGCTCATGTAATAGAAGTACTGCCTAATATTCTAAACATGTCTTTTAGAAATCTACTAGCCTTGTCCTAAATACTTTGCTGCATGAAAATTCCCCTTATTTTCAGCAAGGAATTTGCAGCAAGATGCCTTTTGGTACTGCATTTTGTGAAGAACACTATTATCAGCATTTTATAGAGTGAAGACTAAGACTAGTTAAACATCTTATCTAAGATTTCACTGGGGAAAGCATCATACTCGAGACTAAAATCTATCTTCTGACCACCAAGCCCTGTACTTTAGGTACACAGTCCCATCACCCTGTTATGGGAGGTTACCTTCTTAAAAACTTTGCAGCCATTGTCCAGCTAGCATGAGTCACTCCCAAATACTTTAATGCGAGTAAACCACCTAGCCTTAAATTCTTGTAGAGAAAGAACTTTAGGAGGTTTGTTTACATGCAGATGTTGCACCCCTTTCTAATAGAACTTCAGTAGCCATTCTGCAGTATCAACGAACCTGATTTTCCCTCTGAAAGTCAGGTGAGCTGTAAGCTGTTCATCTGAAATTATGTGAAAGgttttttgcagtggaaaaataaCAGTGCCTACCAGAATTTTTATGGAATACAAGAGACTTTTTAAGCAATCATCATatgtacctttttattttctgaaatatagTATCCAGGTGCCTTGGAATTAATTAGTATATTCATAAAATAGTCTTGCAAGGCAATTAGGCACAAAAAAGCAAAGAGCTGTTTCCAAAAGTATGCATCAGTAGACATCTACCTACTGaattgcactgaaaataaaattaagatgaatGCTAATggtaaaaatcctgcttttgtcTTGCTGGCTTACTTTGAATGTCTAcc of the Larus michahellis chromosome 2, bLarMic1.1, whole genome shotgun sequence genome contains:
- the MAK gene encoding serine/threonine-protein kinase MAK isoform X4 yields the protein MKDWINTVRSAFAHGFVLRNKLFPESVIRNMMYQILQGLAFIHKHGFFHRDMKPENLLCIGPELVKIADFGLARELRSQPPYTDYVSTRWYRAPEVLLRSSIYSSPIDMWAVGSIMAELYTLRPLFPGTSEVDEIFKICQVLGTPKKSEWPEGYHLASAMNFRFPQCVPISLKTLIPNASNEAIQLMSDMLNWNPKKRPTATQALKYPYFQVGQVLGPPPQYLEKQTPIKPVQPTETKPALPKLEAISKPEPLSSPEAPDKTELQPLSKVNHQPLQQIQLPQNTANQQLPKQQQPQAQPFFPTINKNSSPKQAANGPQNGAVGPKSCRRRWGQTLVKAVDSWDDLDDTEFGMSCSKKPSIALLKEKKNKECLFSVPEQKASCCIQPGGENKVLMRNDSGRSNTSAKQYYLRQSRYLPGVNPKSVSLVAVSKEGSQGTWNNQLFSKPLAHTGGGVAFNRNTTDENLIIPIEKLSCKERLNEKLEDPKGNPGFVSGAAYNPSGVYIPSFHKKEAGSAGQRIQLAPLGAPVSDYSWKTKAAHPPLPGPTFNSAAKNVTILTRPPAIQPVHGRTDWVAKYGGNR
- the MAK gene encoding serine/threonine-protein kinase MAK isoform X3, with protein sequence MNRYTIMKQLGDGTYGSVLMGKSNESGELVAIKRMKRKFYSWDECMNLREVKSLKKLNHANVIKLKEVIRENDHLYFVFEYMKENLYQLMKDRNKLFPESVIRNMMYQILQGLAFIHKHGFFHRDMKPENLLCIGPELVKIADFGLARELRSQPPYTDYVSTRWYRAPEVLLRSSIYSSPIDMWAVGSIMAELYTLRPLFPGTSEVDEIFKICQVLGTPKKSEWPEGYHLASAMNFRFPQCVPISLKTLIPNASNEAIQLMSDMLNWNPKKRPTATQALKYPYFQVGQVLGPPPQYLEKQTPIKPVQPTETKPALPKLEAISKPEPLSSPEAPDKTELQPLSKVNHQPLQQIQLPQNTANQQLPKQQQPQAQPFFPTINKNSSPKQAANGPQNGAVGPKSCRRRWGQTLVKAVDSWDDLDDTEFGMSCSKKPSIALLKEKKNKECLFSVPEQKASCCIQPGGENKVLMRNDSGRSNTSAKQYYLRQSRYLPGVNPKSVSLVAVSKEGSQGTWNNQLFSKPLAHTGGGVAFNRNTTDENLIIPIEKLSCKERLNEKLEDPKGNPGFVSGAAYNPSGVYIPSFHKKEAGSAGQRIQLAPLGAPVSVWMTY